From the Aquirufa lenticrescens genome, the window TTGGCTAAAAAAGAATAGGGTCCAGACACATCATTCGTCACCGCATCCGTGATCAAAAACAGGCGACCTTTTTTCAAGCGATAAGCCAATTCCAGTGATTTGAAATCACAATGCAAACCGTCTGCGATGATGCTCGTCCAAGCGTTGGATTGGAAACTAGCGCCCACTAAACCTAGCGCGCGCGATTGCCACTGCGACATCGCATTAAATAGGTGGGTGATGCGGGAAACACCCTTGTCAATAGCGTTCATCGCCTGCTCAAAAGTGGCGTCGCTATGTCCCAGAGAACACATAATAGGACTGCCCACTAACAAAGAAAGCTCCTCGGCGCTGAACATTTCAGGCGCTATTGTCAAGTAAGTTGGAATGCCTTTCGTGCGCTCGATCAGCTCTTCTAGGAAAGCCAAAGATGGCTTTTGGACAAAGGCCTCCTGATGCGCCCCGCGCCTAACCGGATTAAAAAAGGGACCTTCTAAATGCAATCCCACTAGACCAGGCCCGGTATAAGTTGAATAAGCTTCGACAGCCTTCCACATCGACTCTGCTGGCGAGCAATTCAGGGTAATTTGAAACGCAACAGTTCCTGTTTTATGGTGTTCGTCAAAGGTCGCTTGAATGGCTTCTGTCGTCTGGTGATTCGAAAATAGAATACCACCGCCACCATAGATTTGGAGGTCGATAAATCCGGGAACGAGGATGTTTTTAGACGGCGTGCCATTGCTGTCCGATATAGCCGAAATGCGACCATTCGATACGGAGATCTCTTTGTTATCTAGCCATTCATGGCCCGTGAAAATGCGGCTGGCAAACATCCTTAATATCCCGTGGCTTGACCGTCTTTTCTAGATTCGGTTGCACCGTAATATACCTTGCGAACTGGATCGTATTTAATGCATTGGTAGCCACCATAGATGCCGCTCATATAGCCTACTTGATGCCCTTTTTGCAATAAATCGCGAATGACCTCGTATGGATAACCGTGTTCTAACGTAATCATTCCACCGGTCGTTTCCATCGTTTCACCTGTCGGTTCAGAGGAACCCTCGTGGTTGATGCGAGGATAATCGCCTGCTTCTTGTACGTTTAGGCCAAAGTCCACCACGTTCATCACAATCTGCACGTGACCCATCGGTTGGAACGCGCCACCCATGACACCAAAGCTCATTACCGGCTGGCCATCCTTCGTCATGAATGCTGGAATGATCGTTTGGAATGGTCTTTTTCCTGGTGCGTAGGTATTGTTTTCGCCCTCTTTCAAGTTGTATAATTCGCCACGATCTTGGAACATAAAACCTAATCCATCCGGCATCATACCTGATCCAAATCCTCTATAATTACTTTGAATTAAGGACACCATATTGCCGTCCTTATCAGCCACGGTCAAGTAGATCGTGTCACCCTCTTTCAAAGCAGGATTTCCTGCCTCGTAATGGCGACCCGCGCGATTCGGATTGATCAACGCCCGGCGCTTCGCGCCGTACTCTTCCGATATTAATTCCGCTACCGGAATTTTGGCAAACTCAGGATCCGCATAGTATTTTGCGCGGTCTTCAAACGCTAGTTTTTTGGCCTCTGTAAACAAGTGCACATGCTCCGCAGAACCTAGTTTTATTTTGGAAAAATCATAGCCCTCTAAAATCGTCAACATCTGCAAAGCTGCGATTCCTTGGCTATTCGGTGGCAATTCCCACACATCATACCCGCGGTAATTCACAGAAACTGGCTCCACCCACGTGGACGTGTGCGACGCTAAATCATCGTAGCTCAAAAAGCCGCCATTCTTCTTCATAAACGCGTCCATCGTCCGCGCCATATCGCCTTTGTAAAAGGCATCACGACCCTCTTTTCCTAATTTTTCTAAGGTATTCGCTAAGTTCGGGTTCTTGAAAATATCACCCTCCACCGGTGGTTTTCCGTTCGGATAATAGTGGTTCGCCACATTCGGAAACTTGCCATAATTCGCCGGAACCCGACCTAATGCGGAAGCAAATTCACCGTGAACTGGGAAACCATTTCTTGCATAGGAAACCGCCTTTTCTAACACCTTATTCATCGGCATCGACCCGAATTTCTTATGCAATTCAAACCAGCCATCTACGCAACCCGGCACGCTTACCGGCAATGGACCTAGCGACGGAATGTGCGTCAGACCGCGTTTTTTGAACTCGGCTAAAGTCAAGGATTTTGGTGACCTCCCCGACGCATTCAACCCATATAATTTCTTCGTTTTCGCATCCCAAACAATCGCAAACAAATCTCCACCTATCCCATTTACATGTGGCTCTACCACGCCTTCCATCGCATTCGCCGCAATAGCTGCATCAATGGCATTACCACCTGCTTTTAGCACATCAAGTGCAGCCTGAGTAGACAAAGGATGCGAGGTAGCGGCCATCCCGTTTTGGGCAATGGCCTGTGAGCGAGTCGCCCAAACTTTACCATACGGACGATCTTGCGCCTGAGCAAACAGGGGCAAACAAAGGAGTAGGAGTAATTTCTTCATGTTGTTGATTTTGAAACAGTAAATTAGGCAATGAAGAGGGGAAAAACAAAAAACCCCTAGACCTTCGACCAGGGGTTTTATTAATTATTCTTCTGCTTTTTCAAAGCCGATACCACCAAGTGGTAATGTCATATACATATTCTGAATATCGCTTTTTAATCGATTGTTTAATTCCTCGAAACTAGTGTAAGTTGAAAGGGCTAAATCATTCCCTTTCCATTGTTTATAAGTTCCTCCGTAATAAGGAATGACTATCCACTTGTAAGCTTTTGGGTCACGTTTAGGAGTGGTCCACATAGGTTTTGACTTTAGGATGGCTGATTTTACAACAGCAAAAACTGGTTTATATAGCCCTCCAATATATTGGACATCAGTTATATCTCCAGAACCATGAATTTTGAAAATCAAAAAACTAAAGCTTGCCATCTGTGATTCCTCTGTTGAAAAATTCTGTTCTAAGAATTTAATGAAATAAAAGGACGTATTAGCTTCTTTGAAATAGAATTCATTCGGCTTTTTGGCTGTTTGCGCTAAGGCACTAATGCTTAATAATAAGCCTAATAAGGCGCCTGCTATCTTATTTTTAGTTACAATGCGTTCCATAATTTTTTCCCGTTGTAAAGTTTGATTCTGTTTGACGTATTAATAATTCGGATAAAGAGGGATCGTTCTTAATGATCTGTTGGTATTGAAGTGTTTCGCCTAATCCTGCTAAAGAAATTATGAATGCTTCCCTTTCATCTAGTCCATACAACTGACTTATGAAAAAAGCCATTGGGTTTATAAATTTATCTACCATTTCAATATGATCATAATTGTCAATTTTGGGGTCTTCTAGAATAACTTTATGAAGCATTTCATGCATAATCACTTTTGCAATGAATTCTTTGGATGCATTTTCCAATAAATGAGTGTTTAGTGAGATTATGCCTCCTTCGTTCTTTCCGTAATATCCTTTTGTTTTTCCATTATACTGTTCAAATAAGGTCATTTCTTTTATTCTAAAATTGAATATTGGAATGTATTTTGTCTCTTTGAATAAACTAAGTATCCCTGCAATTTCCCCATAGATGTTTTTCGATTGCATTTCATTTAATACGGCAATTAAACATTCATTGGTTAGCTCACTACTTATTTCGCTGTAATTGTAGTCTTTAAAGCTTACGTCGGAGGGTTCACCAGATGATCCTCCACCTCCTGAAAAATTCATCGAATCCATAAAGGTGAATACGACATTAGTGTAAATACCCCCACCTCCAAAACTTAAAAATCCCCAATCCGATGGACGAAGTCTAACCCCAATGCAAATGTACTCAGCCAAATCACCTCTTTCAACTAATGGAGAGGCTTCATCATTCATCTCTCTCATTGAGATTTTTTTTCCTTTCGTAGGACGGCCTTTTGTGTTAGCGATAATCCCATTTTTTAATATTTGACCATTCAAAGAGCTAATTTTTATCTCTAATCCTGCTTGGGTAACATTAAATTCCTTGTAGAAGGCATCCTTTTTTCCATTAGTTTGAAAAATAAATAATTCCTTTAATCCACTTTTTGTTGAAACAGGAATCTCAAAGGCAATCGAACTATCTTGCAGTGGATGCGCTTTCCAATTTTCCCAAATTACAGATTCTCGCATTTCAGGTTGGGTATTTATTTCATACCAGGTCTGCAATGATTCTTTTGTATGGAGAGGCTCAAAGATAGATTCTTTATTACAGGAATAAAGAAAAAGGGTTAAGGTCAAGAATAAACTTGAGGTTTTGGAAAGATTTTTCATGTGCTAAAATTTTGAATGATGATGTCGTTATTGACGTATTTATCAAAATAATAGAACAGAAGAAGCGACTACCTTCTTCGACAATGTACATAGAATTATGTGTTCCGCAACACCCTTACACAAAAACAAAAAACCCCTAGACCTTCGTCTAGGGGTTTCTGCATTCTTGAACCCAATATGTATTACACTACACTGTCTTTGTAAACCATTTCTGCTTGATACGCTCCGAGATGTAGTACATACATGGAACGATTACGAGCGTTAAAATGGTCGAGAACGTTAATCCGAAGATGATCGTCCAAGCTAAGATTCCCCAGAATACCGCGGAATCAGAACCAATGAAGATGTGCGGATTTAGTTCGGTAAATAAGGTAACGAAGTCGATGCTTAAGCCTAATGCCAAAGGAATTAAGCCTAATACTGCCGCCGAAGCCGTTAACAATACCGGAGTTAACCGAATGCCACCACCTTCGATGATCGCCTCTTTCAAGTCGTAACCACGCTTGAAGCGAAGCTCTTCGATGAATTCGATCAATAGGATACCATTCTTCACCACGATACCTGCAAGGGCGATGATACCTACGCCGGACATAATCACGGAGAAGGTCATTCCGAAGGCCATAAAGCCTAATAATACCCCGATTAACGATAATAAGATCGTTGCGAAGATGATCAATGGCTTCACCGCAGAATTAAACTGCGTCGCTAGAATTAAGTAGATTAACACTAAGGCTGCTAAGAAAGCTACACCTAAAAAAGTGCCGGATTCTTTTTGGTCCTCTTGTTCTCCACCCATCCGAATCGTGTAACCTTGTGGCACCTCAAGTCCTTCGAAAAGTGTCGTTAATTCGCCTACGATTTCGTTCGCATTATAACCTTGCACCACATCTGAACCTAGGGTTACAACGCGTTCTTGGTTTTTGCGGTTGATTTGGCTGAAAGAAGTAGCGTAGCGAATATCAGCGATGGAGTTCAAAGGCACTTGGCGCAAGGCACCACCCATATTCATGTCGCGGTAAGTCACATTCATTTGCAACAACTTCTCGATTTGGTTGCGAGAATCTCCCTTCAAACGTAATTGAATAGGATATTCGTCTTTCGTATCGCGGAATTTAGAGATTTCAGCACCGAATAAACCGGTACGAACAGCCATCGCTACTTGAGCCGATGAAATGCCTTCGCGGGACGCTTTTTCGCGGTCCACATCGATGATGAT encodes:
- the nagA gene encoding N-acetylglucosamine-6-phosphate deacetylase; protein product: MFASRIFTGHEWLDNKEISVSNGRISAISDSNGTPSKNILVPGFIDLQIYGGGGILFSNHQTTEAIQATFDEHHKTGTVAFQITLNCSPAESMWKAVEAYSTYTGPGLVGLHLEGPFFNPVRRGAHQEAFVQKPSLAFLEELIERTKGIPTYLTIAPEMFSAEELSLLVGSPIMCSLGHSDATFEQAMNAIDKGVSRITHLFNAMSQWQSRALGLVGASFQSNAWTSIIADGLHCDFKSLELAYRLKKGRLFLITDAVTNDVSGPYSFLAKDGRFTNEAGILSGSSLTMMEAIQNCVNQASIPLEEAIRMATVYPAEVANLPDLGSIEEGKRACFVELNPALEVVQVWYDGKALLN
- a CDS encoding SprT-like domain-containing protein, encoding MKNLSKTSSLFLTLTLFLYSCNKESIFEPLHTKESLQTWYEINTQPEMRESVIWENWKAHPLQDSSIAFEIPVSTKSGLKELFIFQTNGKKDAFYKEFNVTQAGLEIKISSLNGQILKNGIIANTKGRPTKGKKISMREMNDEASPLVERGDLAEYICIGVRLRPSDWGFLSFGGGGIYTNVVFTFMDSMNFSGGGGSSGEPSDVSFKDYNYSEISSELTNECLIAVLNEMQSKNIYGEIAGILSLFKETKYIPIFNFRIKEMTLFEQYNGKTKGYYGKNEGGIISLNTHLLENASKEFIAKVIMHEMLHKVILEDPKIDNYDHIEMVDKFINPMAFFISQLYGLDEREAFIISLAGLGETLQYQQIIKNDPSLSELLIRQTESNFTTGKNYGTHCN
- the ggt gene encoding gamma-glutamyltransferase, with translation MKKLLLLLCLPLFAQAQDRPYGKVWATRSQAIAQNGMAATSHPLSTQAALDVLKAGGNAIDAAIAANAMEGVVEPHVNGIGGDLFAIVWDAKTKKLYGLNASGRSPKSLTLAEFKKRGLTHIPSLGPLPVSVPGCVDGWFELHKKFGSMPMNKVLEKAVSYARNGFPVHGEFASALGRVPANYGKFPNVANHYYPNGKPPVEGDIFKNPNLANTLEKLGKEGRDAFYKGDMARTMDAFMKKNGGFLSYDDLASHTSTWVEPVSVNYRGYDVWELPPNSQGIAALQMLTILEGYDFSKIKLGSAEHVHLFTEAKKLAFEDRAKYYADPEFAKIPVAELISEEYGAKRRALINPNRAGRHYEAGNPALKEGDTIYLTVADKDGNMVSLIQSNYRGFGSGMMPDGLGFMFQDRGELYNLKEGENNTYAPGKRPFQTIIPAFMTKDGQPVMSFGVMGGAFQPMGHVQIVMNVVDFGLNVQEAGDYPRINHEGSSEPTGETMETTGGMITLEHGYPYEVIRDLLQKGHQVGYMSGIYGGYQCIKYDPVRKVYYGATESRKDGQATGY